In Bacillus cereus ATCC 14579, a single window of DNA contains:
- a CDS encoding PTS sugar transporter subunit IIB produces MYILLCCAAGMSTSMVVRKMQEEAKKQGKNYKIKAVDSELVKLEIKEADVVLIGPQVKYLFPAVEFLANSYNIPVAIIDQRDYGMCDGLKVLKQAEQLVLA; encoded by the coding sequence ATGTACATTTTATTATGTTGTGCAGCAGGTATGTCAACGAGTATGGTCGTAAGAAAAATGCAAGAAGAGGCAAAGAAACAGGGGAAGAATTATAAAATTAAGGCAGTTGATTCAGAACTAGTGAAGCTTGAAATTAAGGAAGCCGATGTCGTTTTAATTGGCCCACAGGTGAAATATTTATTTCCAGCTGTAGAGTTTCTTGCAAATTCATACAATATACCAGTTGCGATTATAGACCAACGAGATTATGGCATGTGTGATGGTTTGAAGGTGCTTAAGCAAGCAGAACAATTAGTTTTAGCATAA
- a CDS encoding HEAT repeat domain-containing protein produces MEEYIDDLLRRMADEETEIWHRAYDEAKALNDLLTFPYLQQKVIKAKKVSMKKDIYYLMTKLAINTKEIYIADYLIDRLECEQIPTLLSELLSNIYTLPEISSTNKIIPYIYHKNDSVRYWAVASLKLYKSLEAESALLKLLDTEENKDEITHICYTLFEIGTKQSILPLTKLLYSNSAYVRSTVIEVLAKIGGSDLQIVYIEALHDRNVMVKYEAVRAIYTYGDEMAMRAICERVNKIVARRRKNEVEPTDEAEIIIALRFLHKFANHEEVLKIFDKVYKKRGNLFMSEREWLRDNIAYFQEKERM; encoded by the coding sequence ATGGAAGAGTATATAGATGATTTATTAAGGCGGATGGCTGATGAGGAAACAGAGATTTGGCATCGTGCGTATGATGAAGCAAAAGCGTTAAATGACTTATTAACTTTTCCTTATTTACAGCAGAAGGTAATCAAAGCAAAAAAGGTATCTATGAAGAAAGATATTTATTATTTAATGACGAAACTCGCCATCAATACGAAGGAAATCTATATTGCTGATTATCTTATAGATCGTTTGGAATGTGAACAAATCCCGACTTTGTTAAGTGAACTGCTTAGTAATATTTATACATTGCCAGAAATAAGTAGTACAAATAAAATCATTCCGTATATTTATCATAAAAACGATAGTGTTCGTTATTGGGCAGTTGCTTCCTTAAAGTTATATAAATCGTTAGAAGCGGAAAGTGCGTTGCTAAAGTTGTTGGATACTGAAGAAAATAAAGATGAGATTACACATATTTGTTATACATTGTTTGAGATTGGAACGAAGCAATCGATTCTGCCGTTAACAAAGCTTTTATATAGTAATAGTGCCTATGTTCGTTCAACCGTTATTGAGGTTTTAGCAAAAATAGGGGGATCGGACTTACAAATAGTTTATATTGAAGCTTTACATGATAGAAATGTTATGGTGAAATATGAAGCTGTTCGAGCTATTTATACGTATGGCGACGAAATGGCAATGAGAGCAATTTGCGAACGTGTGAATAAAATTGTTGCTAGAAGACGTAAAAATGAAGTAGAGCCTACGGATGAAGCAGAGATTATCATTGCTCTTCGTTTCTTACATAAGTTTGCTAATCATGAAGAAGTTTTAAAGATATTTGATAAGGTATACAAAAAACGTGGAAACTTGTTTATGTCGGAGAGGGAGTGGCTTCGAGACAATATTGCTTACTTTCAAGAGAAAGAAAGAATGTAA
- a CDS encoding BglG family transcription antiterminator has protein sequence MTKVHQRLISILEEFLEEKSMLNRAFLAGRLHVSTKTIQKDIKLLNDILEENGAKIESQRGTGYELEIIQKKKFEDFCVSLFQKQTEKIPTSYEERIAYILQRVLMTEGYVKLSELAEEMYVSKSTVNLIMKDVTDICGRYKLQIEKRPYYGIRIVGEEFNIRSCLSQYGLPRYDHTPFHEQFEQTETYLSLPHISLIRSIILKYIEGGTIYLSDIEIDNLVIHIAIALKRFQSQHYMKGLHAEQSELIIKKEYTIAKQILGDLEKALKFSFPEEEVLYVTMHLLSTAVTTRNRYENIEELLGKDIYAFMQHILFKVAEERNLIFYYDEELLFGFGIHLKTLLNRLKYKLNTRNPLLAEVKKNYPYAFEIAVLVGDIIGEYTGESIPESEIGYIAIHFGGAMSRLQEQNQKKRCLLVCATGQGSAQLLKYKILSQFRDKLEIVGITGYYQLKVEDLYKEKIDCIISTIHIPSGLPVPVIKVNSIFDDKEIKSIGQRLFTHVNTSVQPYIKEDLIFLNYSASTKEDVIQFLCEKAAEKRYVPENFYASVMERENTSPTAVGNSVAIPHPMQLLSEETFLMFCTLEKAVDWGDKKVQVIILFSVKRNNNEDLQRLYDFLYDIMSSQTTIEKLTQTEVIEDFQEILLSF, from the coding sequence ATGACAAAGGTGCATCAGCGATTAATTTCTATTTTAGAGGAATTTTTAGAAGAGAAATCGATGTTAAATCGAGCTTTTTTAGCGGGCCGTTTACATGTATCGACGAAGACGATTCAAAAGGATATAAAATTATTAAATGATATATTGGAAGAAAACGGAGCGAAAATCGAATCGCAAAGAGGGACTGGGTACGAATTAGAAATTATACAAAAGAAGAAATTTGAAGACTTTTGTGTGAGTCTATTTCAAAAACAGACGGAAAAGATCCCAACTTCTTATGAAGAAAGAATAGCGTACATTCTGCAGCGTGTTTTAATGACAGAGGGATATGTGAAGCTTTCAGAATTAGCGGAAGAGATGTATGTGAGCAAATCAACGGTCAATTTAATTATGAAAGATGTTACAGATATATGTGGTCGCTATAAATTACAAATTGAGAAGAGACCGTATTATGGTATACGTATTGTTGGAGAGGAATTTAATATTCGTTCTTGTTTATCACAATATGGTTTACCGCGTTATGACCATACTCCGTTTCATGAGCAATTTGAGCAGACGGAGACATATTTATCGCTACCGCATATATCACTCATTCGTTCAATTATATTAAAGTATATTGAAGGCGGAACAATATATTTATCTGATATAGAAATTGATAATTTAGTCATTCATATTGCAATCGCATTAAAGCGTTTTCAAAGTCAACATTATATGAAAGGACTGCATGCGGAGCAATCAGAACTTATAATAAAGAAAGAATATACAATTGCGAAGCAGATTTTAGGAGATTTAGAGAAAGCGTTAAAATTTTCATTTCCAGAAGAAGAAGTATTATATGTGACGATGCATTTATTAAGTACTGCTGTTACAACGAGAAATCGCTATGAAAATATAGAAGAGCTATTAGGGAAAGATATATATGCATTTATGCAACATATTCTTTTTAAAGTAGCGGAAGAACGGAATCTTATTTTTTATTATGATGAAGAATTATTATTTGGATTTGGTATTCATTTAAAAACGTTATTAAATCGTTTGAAGTATAAGTTAAATACGAGAAATCCTCTTTTGGCAGAAGTGAAAAAGAATTATCCGTATGCTTTTGAAATTGCGGTTCTCGTTGGAGATATCATTGGTGAATATACGGGTGAATCGATCCCTGAAAGTGAAATTGGTTATATTGCAATTCACTTCGGTGGAGCTATGAGCCGTTTGCAGGAGCAAAATCAAAAGAAAAGATGCTTATTAGTTTGTGCGACTGGTCAAGGAAGTGCCCAACTATTAAAATATAAAATTTTATCACAGTTCCGAGATAAATTAGAGATTGTAGGTATTACAGGCTATTATCAATTGAAAGTAGAAGATCTTTATAAAGAAAAAATAGATTGTATTATTAGTACGATTCATATACCGAGTGGCTTGCCTGTTCCAGTTATAAAAGTGAATTCAATATTTGATGATAAAGAGATTAAATCGATTGGTCAGCGGTTGTTTACGCATGTGAATACTAGTGTGCAGCCTTATATTAAGGAAGATTTAATCTTTTTAAATTATAGTGCTTCTACGAAAGAGGATGTTATTCAGTTTTTATGTGAGAAAGCTGCTGAGAAACGCTATGTACCAGAAAACTTTTATGCTTCTGTTATGGAAAGAGAAAATACGTCTCCGACAGCGGTTGGGAATTCAGTTGCAATCCCGCATCCGATGCAGTTATTAAGTGAGGAAACTTTTTTGATGTTTTGCACACTTGAAAAGGCTGTTGATTGGGGAGATAAAAAAGTACAAGTAATTATTTTATTTAGTGTAAAGCGCAATAATAATGAAGATTTGCAAAGGCTTTATGATTTTTTATATGATATTATGTCTAGTCAAACTACGATAGAGAAACTTACTCAGACCGAGGTAATTGAAGATTTTCAAGAGATTTTATTATCATTTTGA
- a CDS encoding DUF871 domain-containing protein, with the protein MERKLGISLYPEHSTKEKDMAYISAAARHGFSRIFTCLLSVNRPKEEIVAEFKEIINHAKDNNMEVILDVAPAVFDQLGISYSDLSFFAELGADGIRLDVGFDGLTEAKMTNNPYGLKIELNVSNDIAYLENILSHQANKSALIGCHNFYPQKFTGLPYDYFIRCSERFKKHGIRSAAFITSHVANIGPWDINDGLCTLEEHRNLPIEVQAKHLWATGLIDDVIIGNAYASEEELEKLGNLNRYMLQLKVHFVDEATEVEKRATLQELHVRRGDITEYMVRSTEVRKKYKDYDFPVRESVLQERGQVVIGNNSFGKYKGELQIILKEMPIDERKNIVGTIAEEELFLLDYVGAWTQFTCVE; encoded by the coding sequence ATGGAGCGTAAATTAGGAATTTCACTTTATCCAGAACATTCAACGAAAGAAAAAGATATGGCTTATATTTCCGCAGCGGCACGACACGGTTTCTCAAGAATATTTACTTGTTTGTTATCTGTGAATCGTCCGAAAGAAGAAATTGTAGCTGAATTTAAAGAGATTATCAATCACGCAAAAGATAACAATATGGAAGTTATTTTAGATGTAGCTCCAGCTGTGTTTGATCAGCTTGGTATTAGTTATAGCGATCTATCATTTTTCGCAGAATTAGGCGCAGACGGTATTCGTTTAGATGTAGGTTTTGACGGATTAACGGAAGCGAAAATGACGAATAATCCGTACGGTTTAAAAATTGAGTTAAATGTAAGTAACGATATTGCGTACTTAGAAAATATTCTTTCGCATCAAGCGAATAAATCAGCTTTAATTGGTTGCCATAATTTTTATCCACAAAAATTCACTGGTCTTCCATACGATTATTTCATTCGCTGTAGTGAACGCTTTAAAAAGCATGGTATTCGCAGTGCAGCCTTTATTACATCACATGTCGCAAACATCGGTCCATGGGATATTAACGATGGATTATGTACATTAGAAGAGCATCGTAATTTACCAATTGAAGTACAAGCGAAGCATTTATGGGCAACAGGGTTAATTGATGATGTCATTATCGGAAATGCTTATGCGAGTGAGGAAGAGTTAGAGAAACTAGGAAACTTAAATCGCTACATGTTACAGCTAAAAGTGCACTTTGTAGACGAAGCGACTGAAGTAGAGAAGAGAGCTACGCTGCAAGAATTACACGTAAGGCGCGGCGACATAACAGAGTATATGGTACGTTCTACAGAAGTACGTAAAAAGTACAAAGATTATGACTTCCCAGTGCGTGAAAGTGTGCTGCAGGAAAGAGGGCAAGTTGTAATTGGAAACAATTCATTTGGTAAGTATAAAGGTGAACTGCAAATCATTCTGAAAGAAATGCCGATAGATGAACGGAAAAATATTGTCGGTACAATTGCAGAAGAGGAGTTATTCTTACTAGATTATGTAGGAGCTTGGACGCAGTTTACTTGTGTGGAATAG
- a CDS encoding PTS lactose/cellobiose transporter subunit IIA encodes MADMQTPFALILHGGNARSAALEAIAFARQGDFGNAGEKMKLASEEISAAHRIQTDLIQEEARGNHAEISLLLVHAQDHLMNAITVKELAEEFIALHKRVEEKVTV; translated from the coding sequence ATGGCTGATATGCAAACTCCATTTGCGTTAATTTTACATGGTGGCAATGCGAGAAGTGCGGCGCTTGAAGCAATTGCTTTTGCAAGACAAGGAGATTTCGGGAATGCCGGTGAAAAGATGAAACTTGCTAGTGAGGAAATTTCAGCAGCGCATCGTATTCAAACGGATTTAATTCAAGAAGAGGCAAGAGGAAATCATGCAGAAATTAGTTTACTGTTGGTGCACGCACAAGATCATTTAATGAATGCAATTACAGTGAAAGAACTGGCTGAAGAATTTATTGCTCTTCATAAACGAGTAGAAGAGAAAGTGACCGTATAA
- a CDS encoding Na/Pi cotransporter family protein → MEYNVQDMIFQFIGGLGIFLFGIKYMGDGLQQAAGDRLRDILDRFTTNPLMGVLAGMLVTVLIQSSSGTTALTVGLVSAGFMTLRQAIGVIMGANIGTTVTAFIIGIKIGEYALPVMAVGAILLFFFKNKKVHSVGQVVFGFGMLFFGLELMSAGMKPLRSLESFQELTVSMSDNPILGIVVGTVFTLIVQSSSATIGILQELFGQGAIDLQAALPVLFGDNIGTTITAVLAAIGTSIAARRAALVHVIFNIIGTIIFTILLIPFTSLIQYFQTSLNLNPEMTIAFAHGTFNVTNTIIQFPFIAVLAWIVTKIIRGEDAAIDFKPQHLNPIFIEQSPAIALTEAQKEIIRMAEFSLHGLKEANQFLNTQDKKHANMATQLEGAINNLDKKITEYLVLLSEKPLSPTDSEKHSVLAGVVGDIERVGDHVENLVELVDFQISNRVSLSDEALAELNEMLELTISTLQDSVEALTNFDTELAQTVIAKERKIDQMERVLRKRHVLRLNERSCSGDASIIFVDMVSNLERIGDHAVNIADGVLGEQGKINLKQSL, encoded by the coding sequence GTGGAATATAATGTTCAAGATATGATCTTCCAGTTCATTGGTGGATTAGGTATTTTCTTATTCGGGATTAAATACATGGGCGATGGACTGCAACAAGCAGCTGGAGATCGTCTTCGCGATATTCTAGATCGTTTTACAACAAACCCACTTATGGGTGTACTAGCAGGTATGTTAGTTACTGTATTAATCCAATCCAGTTCAGGAACAACCGCTTTAACAGTCGGACTTGTAAGTGCCGGATTTATGACATTAAGACAAGCAATCGGTGTTATTATGGGTGCAAACATCGGTACGACAGTTACTGCATTTATTATCGGAATTAAAATCGGAGAATATGCTCTCCCAGTTATGGCAGTTGGAGCAATCTTACTATTCTTCTTTAAAAATAAAAAAGTACATTCTGTAGGTCAAGTTGTATTCGGTTTTGGTATGTTATTCTTCGGTTTAGAATTAATGAGCGCAGGTATGAAACCTCTTCGTTCTTTAGAATCATTCCAAGAATTAACAGTGAGCATGAGTGATAATCCAATTTTAGGAATTGTTGTCGGTACAGTCTTTACTTTAATTGTACAAAGTTCAAGTGCAACAATCGGTATTTTACAAGAACTATTCGGTCAAGGTGCAATCGATTTACAAGCAGCTCTTCCTGTATTATTCGGTGATAACATCGGTACAACAATTACAGCTGTATTAGCAGCAATCGGTACTTCAATTGCAGCAAGACGTGCAGCATTAGTTCACGTTATCTTTAATATTATCGGTACAATTATCTTTACAATTTTATTAATACCATTTACAAGTTTAATTCAATATTTCCAAACATCATTAAACTTGAATCCAGAAATGACTATTGCATTTGCACACGGAACATTTAACGTAACAAATACAATCATTCAATTCCCGTTCATTGCAGTGTTAGCATGGATTGTAACAAAAATTATTCGTGGTGAAGATGCAGCGATTGACTTCAAACCACAACATTTAAATCCAATCTTTATTGAACAATCTCCAGCCATCGCTTTAACTGAAGCTCAAAAAGAGATTATCCGTATGGCTGAGTTCTCATTACATGGATTAAAAGAAGCAAATCAATTTTTAAATACACAAGACAAAAAACACGCAAACATGGCTACTCAATTAGAAGGAGCTATTAACAATTTAGATAAAAAAATTACCGAGTATTTAGTTTTACTATCAGAAAAGCCACTTTCACCTACGGATTCTGAAAAACATTCTGTTTTAGCAGGTGTTGTTGGAGATATTGAACGTGTCGGTGATCATGTAGAAAATCTTGTAGAACTTGTAGATTTCCAAATTTCAAACCGTGTTTCACTATCAGATGAAGCATTAGCTGAATTAAACGAAATGCTTGAGTTAACAATTTCAACACTGCAAGACTCAGTTGAAGCTTTAACAAACTTCGATACTGAACTAGCTCAAACTGTTATTGCCAAAGAACGCAAAATCGACCAAATGGAACGTGTTCTTCGTAAACGTCACGTATTACGTCTAAACGAACGCAGCTGTTCAGGTGATGCAAGTATCATCTTCGTCGATATGGTAAGTAACTTAGAGCGCATTGGTGATCACGCTGTAAATATCGCTGACGGTGTTTTAGGTGAACAAGGAAAAATTAATCTAAAACAATCATTATAA
- a CDS encoding PTS sugar transporter subunit IIC produces the protein MNGFMSFMEQKIMPTTQKIAGQRHLLAIRNGVISTLPLTIVGSFFVIFLNLPIDAYMEWIAPFRHILDIPFRFTVGLMALYAAFGVGASLANFYQLNQLSAGLLSVLAFLLASVEPIQITKAVPGVIDAGRYISVGTLSATSLFGAIVTALIAVEIYHFMIKHNISIKLPDSVPPAVSNSFAALIPTLAVILLFWGIRYGLKFDVNTTITYLIAPLKSVLVGNNLFGGLLTVFLIVFFWSFGIHGPAILGPIIRPMWDSAILENMEVFTATGNAHQLPNLFTEQFIQWFVWIGGSGSTLALVIMFMFSKSKFLKELGRLSFVPGLFNINEPIIFGAPIVMNPILIIPFVITPLVTTTVSYFAVVSGMIPLMMAKLPFTMLAPIAAVISTDWTIMAGVLVLVNFVISFVIYYPFFKMYEKQQLAGEEKTECSEQLSS, from the coding sequence ATGAATGGGTTTATGAGTTTTATGGAACAAAAGATTATGCCAACAACGCAAAAGATTGCAGGACAACGACATTTATTAGCAATTCGAAACGGGGTTATTTCTACATTACCGTTAACGATCGTCGGATCATTTTTTGTTATCTTTTTAAATTTACCAATTGATGCATATATGGAATGGATCGCACCGTTTCGCCATATTTTAGATATTCCATTCCGATTTACAGTAGGACTAATGGCGTTATACGCAGCGTTTGGTGTAGGGGCTTCGCTCGCGAACTTTTATCAGCTCAATCAGTTAAGTGCAGGGTTATTATCTGTACTCGCCTTTTTACTAGCATCAGTTGAACCAATTCAAATTACGAAAGCTGTACCAGGTGTTATTGATGCAGGGAGATATATTTCAGTAGGAACATTAAGTGCAACGTCTTTATTCGGCGCAATTGTTACAGCATTAATTGCAGTAGAAATTTATCATTTTATGATTAAGCATAATATCTCGATTAAATTACCAGATAGTGTACCACCAGCAGTTTCAAATTCGTTTGCAGCATTAATTCCAACATTAGCAGTTATTCTTTTATTCTGGGGCATTCGCTACGGTTTGAAATTTGATGTGAATACAACGATCACATATTTAATCGCACCATTAAAATCAGTATTAGTAGGAAATAATTTATTCGGTGGTTTATTAACAGTATTCTTAATCGTGTTTTTCTGGTCATTCGGTATACATGGACCAGCGATTTTAGGACCAATTATTCGTCCGATGTGGGATTCAGCAATTCTTGAAAATATGGAAGTATTCACGGCTACAGGAAATGCACATCAGTTACCAAACTTATTTACAGAGCAATTTATTCAATGGTTCGTATGGATTGGCGGATCAGGCTCAACGTTAGCTTTAGTAATTATGTTTATGTTCTCTAAATCTAAGTTCCTAAAAGAGTTAGGTAGATTATCATTCGTACCAGGTTTATTCAATATTAACGAACCAATTATTTTTGGGGCACCGATTGTAATGAACCCAATTCTAATTATTCCGTTCGTTATTACACCGTTAGTGACAACGACAGTATCATATTTTGCAGTTGTTTCAGGTATGATTCCACTTATGATGGCGAAACTGCCATTTACGATGTTAGCACCAATTGCAGCGGTAATTAGTACGGACTGGACAATTATGGCTGGTGTACTTGTACTTGTTAACTTTGTCATCTCATTCGTTATTTACTATCCATTCTTCAAAATGTATGAGAAACAACAATTAGCAGGAGAGGAGAAAACAGAATGCTCGGAGCAATTATCATCTTAA
- a CDS encoding DUF871 domain-containing protein, whose product MRRLGISIYPEHSTVEKDKEYLTLASKYGFTRVFTCLLSVDGEKEKIIEEFKETISHANALGFQVLVDISPSVFEQLGISYNDLSFFHELGAYGIRLDVGFSGLEESIMTYNPYGLKIEINMSNGTKYVDNIMSHRPNRENLIGCHNFYPHRYSGLSYDHFIKCSKQFKDYGMRTAAFISSFDATYGPWPVTEGLCTLEQHRELPMTTQAKHLFATELIDDVIIANAYASEEELQALGALNKEKQTFDIEIYDTTTELERIIVLNEPHFYRGDVSEYMIRSTQSRVKYKKEEFKPHNTREIKRGDLLIDNEQYGQYKGELQIALKDMVNTGKTNVVGRIVEEEIFLLDYLQAWDKFGFTLKK is encoded by the coding sequence ATGAGACGATTAGGTATTTCTATTTATCCAGAACATTCAACAGTAGAGAAAGATAAGGAGTATTTAACATTAGCAAGTAAATATGGGTTTACACGTGTGTTCACATGTTTATTATCTGTGGATGGAGAAAAAGAGAAAATTATTGAAGAATTTAAAGAAACGATCTCACATGCGAATGCATTAGGGTTCCAAGTATTAGTGGATATTAGTCCATCTGTTTTTGAACAATTAGGTATTTCGTATAATGATTTATCATTCTTCCATGAATTGGGTGCGTACGGTATTCGTTTAGATGTTGGTTTTTCAGGATTAGAAGAATCAATTATGACTTATAATCCGTATGGTTTGAAAATTGAGATTAATATGAGCAATGGTACGAAGTATGTAGATAACATTATGAGTCATAGACCAAATCGTGAAAATTTAATTGGTTGTCATAATTTTTATCCGCATCGTTATTCAGGGTTATCATACGATCATTTCATTAAATGCTCGAAACAATTTAAAGATTACGGTATGAGAACGGCTGCTTTTATTTCATCATTTGATGCAACATATGGACCTTGGCCAGTAACAGAAGGGTTATGTACATTAGAGCAGCATCGTGAATTACCGATGACAACACAGGCGAAACATTTATTCGCGACGGAATTAATTGATGATGTTATTATTGCAAACGCATATGCGTCAGAAGAAGAATTACAAGCACTAGGTGCATTAAATAAAGAGAAACAAACATTTGATATAGAAATATATGATACAACGACAGAACTAGAAAGAATTATCGTATTAAACGAACCACATTTTTATCGCGGAGATGTATCTGAATATATGATTCGTTCTACACAAAGTCGTGTGAAATATAAAAAAGAAGAGTTTAAACCTCATAATACGCGTGAAATTAAGCGTGGGGATTTATTAATTGATAATGAACAATATGGTCAGTATAAAGGCGAATTACAAATTGCATTAAAAGATATGGTGAATACAGGAAAAACAAATGTAGTTGGTCGAATTGTAGAAGAAGAGATTTTCTTACTAGACTATTTACAAGCATGGGATAAATTCGGATTTACATTAAAGAAATAG
- a CDS encoding MFS transporter: MGEAILVKREPLWTKEFVALIFANLCMFLGFQMLIPTLPVYVKEIGGTSSNIGFVVGMFTVAALFVRPLTGNALQKFNKKIILMIGTAICLLAMGSYLFASTIFLLLAVRILHGAGFGITTTTYGTVVSDLIPSARRGEGMGYFGLSGTLAMALGPLIGLWLMQTYNFTILFLCALSCTIVSLILTKLLQIQKTKQPPQQSSSTFLDGFIERKALLPSLLILCITLMYGGIGSFITLFATEVGIADISLFFLCNALAIAVTRPFSGKLYDAKGHTFVIIPGVIITFTGIILLSYTTTIPSLIIAAACYGSGFGAIQPALQAWMIDRVAPHRRGVATATFFSAFDLGIGAGAIIFGFIAHFTNYATVYRYSSLLLIAFLFIYITSIRKQKHGDKNTEKAAG; this comes from the coding sequence ATGGGAGAAGCAATACTCGTAAAACGAGAACCGTTATGGACAAAAGAGTTTGTTGCTTTAATTTTTGCAAACTTATGTATGTTTTTAGGGTTTCAAATGTTAATTCCAACCTTACCTGTTTATGTGAAAGAAATTGGTGGCACAAGTTCAAATATCGGATTTGTTGTCGGCATGTTTACCGTTGCGGCACTTTTTGTTAGACCGCTAACTGGGAACGCCTTGCAAAAATTCAATAAAAAAATCATTTTAATGATCGGTACTGCTATCTGTTTACTCGCTATGGGCAGTTACCTTTTCGCCTCAACTATTTTTCTCTTGCTTGCTGTTCGTATTTTGCACGGAGCTGGTTTCGGCATTACAACGACTACATATGGAACTGTCGTTTCTGATTTAATTCCCTCAGCTCGCCGCGGAGAAGGCATGGGATATTTTGGTCTTTCTGGAACACTTGCAATGGCCCTCGGTCCACTTATCGGACTATGGCTTATGCAAACATATAACTTCACAATTCTTTTTTTATGTGCATTATCGTGCACAATTGTTTCATTAATATTAACGAAACTACTTCAAATCCAAAAAACGAAACAGCCTCCACAACAATCATCTAGTACTTTTCTCGATGGATTTATTGAGCGTAAAGCTTTACTTCCTTCATTATTAATATTATGTATTACATTAATGTACGGAGGAATCGGAAGTTTTATCACACTATTTGCTACAGAAGTCGGCATAGCTGATATTAGTCTCTTCTTTTTATGTAACGCACTAGCAATCGCTGTGACACGTCCATTCTCTGGAAAGCTATATGATGCGAAAGGCCATACATTCGTCATCATTCCGGGAGTTATTATAACGTTTACAGGTATTATTTTATTGTCGTATACGACGACAATTCCGAGCTTAATTATTGCTGCAGCATGTTACGGAAGTGGTTTTGGAGCGATCCAACCTGCACTACAAGCATGGATGATTGACCGCGTAGCACCGCATCGACGCGGCGTAGCAACTGCTACATTCTTCTCCGCATTTGACCTTGGAATCGGCGCTGGAGCGATTATCTTTGGATTTATTGCTCACTTTACAAACTATGCAACTGTATATCGTTACTCCTCTCTATTACTTATTGCTTTTCTCTTCATTTACATTACAAGCATAAGAAAACAAAAGCATGGCGATAAAAACACGGAAAAAGCTGCTGGATAA